One window of Tissierellales bacterium genomic DNA carries:
- a CDS encoding RNA-binding S4 domain-containing protein, with product MKKIKIETEYIKLDQFLKYIGVVETGGEGKIIIKNGNIKVNGKIATERGKKVRKDDKIEILGIGEYIVI from the coding sequence ATGAAAAAAATAAAAATAGAAACAGAATATATTAAATTAGACCAGTTTTTAAAATATATTGGGGTAGTTGAAACTGGCGGTGAAGGAAAGATAATTATTAAAAATGGAAATATTAAGGTAAACGGCAAAATAGCCACGGAAAGGGGTAAAAAAGTAAGAAAAGATGATAAGATAGAGATATTAGGCATAGGAGAGTATATTGTGATATGA